From Rutidosis leptorrhynchoides isolate AG116_Rl617_1_P2 chromosome 3, CSIRO_AGI_Rlap_v1, whole genome shotgun sequence, a single genomic window includes:
- the LOC139900801 gene encoding uncharacterized protein, with product MDIDEAGKGRKLELSELEKIRQDAFEISRIYKEKTKAFHDKKIVAREFTVGQKVWLFNSRVKLFGGKLKSKWGGLNVITKVTSYGAIEIQDPNGGKPFLVNGQRLKIAPNSSL from the coding sequence ATGGACATCGATGAAGCAGGAAAGGGGAGAAAGTTAGAACTTTCAGAATTGGAAAAGATTAGACAAGATGCATTTGAAATTTCTAGAATTTATAAGGAAAAGACAAAAGCGTTTCATGATAAGAAGATTGTAGCAAGGGAATTTACAGTGGGTCAAAAAGTGTGGTTATTTAATTCAAGGGTAAAGTTATTTGGAGGAAAATTGAAAAGCAAATGGGGCGGTCTGAATGTTATCACAAAAGTTACTTCATATGGTGCGATTGAAATTCAAGATCCGAATGGTGGAAAACCATTTTTGGTTAATGGGCAACGTTTGAAAATCGCTCCAAATTCTTCACTATAA
- the LOC139900800 gene encoding uncharacterized protein encodes MPAIVAKSLGIRELVHTNTDIHFRNQTVDKPIRIAEDVPLIIHGVGYKEDFFIMDYALDEKTPIVLGWGFLATARMSLDFDTGTLVIRDEDIMITLNDRFGYGFDSSNIGVEDPKDC; translated from the coding sequence ATGCCGGCTATAGTTGCAAAGTCTTTGGGTATTCGGGAGTTAGTTCATACCAACACGGATATTCATTTCAGAAATCAAACGGTTGATAAACCAATCAGAATCGCGGAAGATGTTCCTCTTATTATTCATGGTGTCGGTTATAAAGAAGACTTTTTCATAATGGATTATGCACTGGATGAGAAAACGCCAATAGTGTTGGGGTGGGGTTTCTTGGCAACCGCTCGAATGTCGTTAGATTTCGACACAGGAACATTGGTGATACGAGATGAAGACATAATGATTACCCTTAACGATCGGTTTGGATATGGTTTTGACTCTAGCAACATCGGAGTCGAGGACCCCAAAGATTGCTAA